One region of Candidatus Cetobacterium colombiensis genomic DNA includes:
- the rpmD gene encoding 50S ribosomal protein L30, producing the protein MAKLRIELVKSIIGRKPNHIATAKSLGLKKMNDVREHNVTPELMGKIAQISYLIKVEEVQ; encoded by the coding sequence ATGGCAAAGCTTAGAATAGAGCTTGTAAAAAGCATAATCGGAAGAAAGCCTAACCATATAGCAACTGCAAAGTCGCTAGGGCTTAAGAAGATGAATGATGTTAGAGAGCACAATGTAACTCCAGAATTAATGGGGAAAATTGCTCAAATATCTTACCTAATAAAAGTAGA
- the rplR gene encoding 50S ribosomal protein L18, whose product MFKRVNRDAIRRRKHLSIRNKISGTAERPRLSIYRSNNNIFAQLVDDVNGVTLVSASTIDKEIKGNVKHGGNIESAKLVGKAIAERAVAKEISVIVFDRSGYKYTGRVAALAEAAREAGLKF is encoded by the coding sequence TTGTTTAAGAGAGTTAATAGAGACGCTATTAGAAGAAGAAAGCACTTATCTATCAGAAACAAGATTTCTGGTACAGCTGAGAGACCAAGACTTTCTATATATAGATCAAACAACAACATTTTTGCTCAATTAGTTGATGACGTAAATGGAGTAACTTTAGTTTCTGCATCTACTATCGATAAAGAGATCAAAGGAAATGTAAAGCACGGTGGAAACATCGAGTCTGCTAAGCTTGTTGGAAAAGCAATTGCTGAGAGAGCTGTAGCAAAAGAAATATCTGTTATCGTATTTGACAGATCTGGATATAAATACACAGGAAGAGTAGCTGCCCTTGCAGAGGCTGCAAGAGAAGCAGGACTTAAATTCTAA
- the rplF gene encoding 50S ribosomal protein L6, with protein MSRVGKKIIVVPAGVEVTLAAGNVVTVKGPKGTLTKKFNEELTINVENNEITVARPNDLPAVRAIHGTTRALLNNMVVGVSEGFKKTLTLVGVGYRATEKNAGLEMALGYSHPVVIDAVEGIKMTVEKNTTIHIEGIEKDVVGQVAADIRSKRAPEPYKGKGVKYSDEVIRRKEGKKS; from the coding sequence ATGTCAAGAGTAGGTAAAAAGATCATAGTGGTACCTGCTGGGGTAGAAGTTACATTAGCTGCAGGAAACGTAGTTACTGTAAAAGGACCTAAAGGTACTTTAACTAAAAAATTTAACGAAGAGTTAACAATAAATGTAGAAAACAATGAGATCACAGTTGCAAGACCAAACGATCTACCAGCTGTAAGAGCTATCCATGGAACTACAAGAGCACTTTTAAACAACATGGTTGTTGGAGTATCTGAAGGTTTCAAGAAAACTCTTACACTTGTTGGAGTTGGATACAGAGCTACTGAGAAAAATGCTGGATTAGAGATGGCTTTAGGTTATTCTCACCCAGTTGTAATCGATGCTGTTGAAGGAATCAAAATGACAGTTGAGAAAAATACAACTATCCACATTGAAGGAATAGAGAAAGATGTAGTAGGACAAGTTGCTGCTGACATCAGATCTAAGAGAGCTCCAGAGCCTTACAAAGGAAAAGGAGTTAAGTATTCTGACGAAGTAATCAGAAGAAAAGAAGGTAAGAAATCATAA
- the rpsE gene encoding 30S ribosomal protein S5, whose translation MSKLVKEEKQFQEKLLKISRVSKTTKGGRTISFSVLAAVGDAEGNVGIGLGKANGVPDAIRKAIASAKKNMVKVSLKGTTIPHEIVGKWGATSIWMAPAYEGTGVIAGSSCREILELAGVHNILTKIKGSRNKFNVARATIEGLAALRTAEEVAALRGKEVKEILS comes from the coding sequence TTGTCTAAGTTAGTTAAAGAAGAAAAACAATTTCAAGAGAAATTATTGAAAATTTCTAGAGTTTCTAAGACAACTAAAGGAGGAAGAACTATATCTTTCTCTGTTTTAGCTGCTGTAGGAGACGCTGAAGGAAATGTAGGAATAGGACTAGGAAAAGCGAATGGTGTACCTGATGCAATCAGAAAAGCAATCGCTTCTGCTAAGAAAAACATGGTAAAGGTTTCATTAAAAGGAACTACTATTCCTCACGAAATCGTTGGTAAATGGGGAGCTACATCTATATGGATGGCACCAGCTTATGAAGGTACTGGAGTTATCGCAGGATCATCTTGTAGAGAGATTCTTGAGTTAGCAGGAGTACATAACATCCTTACAAAAATTAAAGGATCAAGAAATAAGTTCAACGTTGCAAGAGCTACAATTGAAGGTTTAGCAGCATTAAGAACTGCTGAAGAAGTTGCAGCTTTAAGAGGAAAAGAAGTAAAGGAAATCTTAAGCTAG